One Pleurocapsa sp. PCC 7327 DNA segment encodes these proteins:
- a CDS encoding SGNH/GDSL hydrolase family protein, whose protein sequence is MSYKLPIAAASIAIALGTIGQLPVGATTLNFDELVIFGDSTSDVNNFYNLSGGAEGSFLQPPFYAQGRFSNGPIWVEYLAQDLNFTPETIDNFALGGSTSGSSNIGFPGIPAGLEQQIDLYTALLLGQPANPNALYTLWAGNNDYFLRLNDLPTRPQQQRALVEATVGNLSDALTTLASLGAGNILVPNLADLSDTPLGRSTSPRSQNTLSQIIRRHNQRLSRELRRLSRQFSETNFIAFDVNALLNDATNRPEKFGLTNVTESCTNINLYQPPSILDPSQLTICNSPQTYLFWDSVHPTKTAHKIVADSALATLASELDDELTTASAIELASAPLAVSAEADEDIVSGARSVSGDRVSVPESNATMGLIAFSALGGLCVWRLRKTTVR, encoded by the coding sequence TTGAGCTATAAACTACCCATAGCTGCTGCGAGCATTGCGATCGCTCTGGGCACAATAGGACAACTACCAGTCGGGGCGACGACCTTAAATTTTGACGAACTGGTTATCTTTGGAGACAGTACTTCCGACGTAAATAATTTCTATAACCTCTCTGGGGGAGCTGAAGGGTCTTTCCTCCAACCCCCATTTTACGCACAAGGACGGTTTTCTAACGGTCCAATCTGGGTCGAATACCTTGCCCAAGACCTAAATTTCACACCGGAAACTATCGATAATTTTGCCCTCGGCGGTTCCACATCGGGCAGCAGTAACATCGGCTTTCCTGGAATACCGGCTGGGTTAGAACAGCAGATCGATCTTTATACAGCGCTATTGCTAGGTCAACCTGCCAATCCCAACGCCTTATACACCTTGTGGGCTGGGAACAACGATTATTTCCTGCGCTTAAACGATCTTCCCACTCGTCCCCAACAACAAAGAGCGCTCGTTGAAGCAACCGTGGGGAATCTATCCGATGCCCTAACAACGCTTGCCAGTCTTGGTGCCGGTAATATTCTAGTCCCCAACTTAGCAGACTTGAGCGATACGCCACTCGGTCGGAGCACTAGCCCTCGGAGCCAAAACACTCTTAGTCAGATAATTAGAAGACATAATCAAAGACTATCCAGAGAACTGAGAAGGTTAAGCCGACAGTTTTCAGAAACGAACTTTATTGCTTTTGATGTCAACGCTTTATTGAACGATGCCACAAACAGACCAGAAAAGTTTGGTTTGACTAATGTAACCGAAAGTTGTACTAATATTAACCTCTATCAACCTCCCTCAATCCTCGATCCGAGCCAACTGACAATCTGCAATAGTCCACAGACTTACTTGTTCTGGGATAGCGTGCATCCGACGAAGACGGCTCATAAGATCGTTGCCGACTCTGCCTTAGCAACTCTCGCCTCAGAACTAGACGACGAATTGACAACTGCCTCTGCTATCGAACTAGCTTCAGCTCCACTAGCGGTGTCGGCTGAGGCGGATGAGGATATTGTTTCTGGCGCGAGATCTGTAAGTGGCGATCGCGTTTCCGTTCCCGAATCCAATGCGACGATGGGGTTAATCGCTTTCAGCGCTTTGGGGGGACTCTGTGTCTGGAGGCTTCGGAAAACAACAGTTAGATAA
- a CDS encoding DUF3153 domain-containing protein, with protein sequence MKTEKKIRKNPFRLLLPFVLCLLTLLTGCVRYEVGINFDHQHRGEIVQHIKLEQQLTTLGGSEAIKWLNSIERRAEQLQGKTERISPQEIVVTIPFGNGQELAKKFNQFFKADEQVPSGTVASETLDLVQLNSQMFVQQNNWLIVERNKLNLNVDLRALGVLSKQGNIIVSPGSLIDLELALNTPWGARTTENNFLTPEVGETKNQLIWHLQPGQINTIEVVFWAPNYMGLGTIGIALLMLAGFYLKYGRLPWVEEARAAIGN encoded by the coding sequence ATGAAGACAGAAAAGAAGATAAGAAAAAATCCATTTAGATTGCTTTTGCCTTTTGTCTTGTGCCTTTTAACATTACTAACAGGTTGCGTTCGCTATGAAGTAGGCATTAACTTCGATCATCAGCATCGCGGAGAAATCGTTCAACACATCAAATTAGAACAACAACTAACTACGCTAGGCGGTTCGGAAGCAATTAAGTGGTTGAATAGCATAGAACGACGAGCCGAACAATTGCAGGGAAAAACCGAACGGATTTCCCCGCAAGAGATTGTCGTCACGATTCCCTTTGGGAACGGACAGGAACTCGCGAAAAAGTTTAACCAATTTTTTAAGGCTGACGAGCAAGTCCCTTCTGGGACGGTCGCAAGCGAAACGCTCGACTTAGTGCAGCTAAATTCTCAAATGTTCGTACAGCAAAATAATTGGCTGATTGTGGAACGCAATAAATTAAATCTAAACGTCGATTTACGCGCTCTAGGCGTTCTCTCCAAGCAGGGAAATATCATTGTCAGTCCTGGGTCTTTGATCGATTTAGAATTGGCTTTAAATACCCCTTGGGGCGCACGCACTACGGAAAATAATTTCTTGACTCCAGAAGTCGGCGAGACAAAAAATCAGCTAATCTGGCACCTTCAACCCGGTCAAATCAATACCATTGAAGTCGTATTCTGGGCACCAAACTATATGGGATTGGGAACAATTGGGATTGCCTTGTTGATGCTAGCAGGTTTCTATCTAAAATACGGGCGTTTGCCTTGGGTTGAGGAAGCGAGAGCAGCAATTGGCAATTAG
- a CDS encoding ribonuclease R family protein yields MEFSIATLLSHFSEDKLVAAKVLEKKLGCEDEESIQELQIVLDALERIGILVKERGKYRRVQEENVVEAKLRCSSKGFCFAIQDDEDADDIYVRESHLSNAWNGDRVLVKIIKEGSRRRSPEGEVKLILERANPSLLAQVKRDDSKYRAVPLDDRLLFELDLKQNGNNLEEAVNHLVHVSVVRYPIGQYGPLGKVTRILGSDAEAAADTDIVCCKHDLPQTFMPEVLKAAEQLSEASISAEIKKRKDLRKLLTFTIEEYIERDHPPFIENAFTLEKLRGKKWQLGIHISDVAHYIEPDSPLDKAAKKRGTAIYLGQKVLPLFPEAVTRLCSFAPDENRLAISVLMTFDETGQLLEYETLPTVISVDHQLSYQQVQSLLNNPEVIEPEMAEVVDRLKQLFFNLSPLIKAQRIQRGSFEILSETSCPYKDEGRIGAILVSSSLPVRSLLTELTVLAGKAVADHLFALGVPGIYCAQPEPDWDELEDVLKLANNLGLDQRLESDEEITSRDYQNLTQAFSKAPCVRILNHLLLSTLKSAKYSSHPAPHFGLAYKDCYTHCLSPGQRYADLLVQRVLKTVLTEGRDRRQKQAKTGVNLGSSTSHGKINWNVLPPQTQEKLEEELHAIVSHLNDREKLAEDAEKDLQGLKKAEKMKERTGQVFRGLITGVQSYGFFVEIEDLLVEGLVHVSSLKDDWYEYRSRHSCLVGRKNRIAYRLGDEVEVEVKSVDYYRQQIDLVTVGGGSAASNEDLEED; encoded by the coding sequence ATGGAATTTTCAATCGCTACATTACTATCCCATTTCAGTGAAGATAAATTAGTCGCTGCTAAAGTTTTAGAAAAAAAACTCGGTTGTGAAGATGAAGAAAGCATTCAGGAATTGCAAATTGTCTTAGATGCCTTAGAACGAATTGGAATCTTGGTTAAAGAACGAGGAAAATATCGTCGAGTCCAGGAAGAAAATGTCGTAGAAGCTAAGCTGCGCTGTTCCAGTAAAGGCTTCTGCTTTGCCATCCAAGACGATGAAGATGCCGACGATATTTACGTTAGAGAAAGCCATCTCAGCAATGCCTGGAATGGCGATCGCGTCCTCGTTAAAATCATCAAAGAAGGCAGTCGCCGTCGCTCTCCGGAAGGAGAAGTCAAGCTCATCTTAGAAAGAGCCAACCCTTCGCTGCTAGCGCAAGTAAAGCGGGATGATAGCAAATACCGTGCCGTTCCCCTAGACGACCGACTTTTGTTCGAGTTAGACCTCAAACAGAATGGCAACAATCTAGAAGAAGCCGTCAATCATCTCGTTCACGTCTCGGTGGTGCGCTATCCTATCGGACAATACGGACCACTGGGAAAAGTGACCCGCATCCTGGGAAGCGATGCAGAAGCTGCCGCAGATACGGATATCGTTTGCTGCAAGCACGACCTGCCCCAAACCTTTATGCCAGAAGTCCTCAAAGCAGCAGAGCAACTGTCAGAAGCCTCCATATCAGCCGAAATCAAAAAACGGAAAGACCTAAGAAAGTTACTGACCTTCACCATAGAAGAATACATAGAAAGAGACCATCCCCCCTTTATAGAAAATGCTTTCACCCTCGAAAAACTGAGAGGGAAAAAGTGGCAGTTAGGCATTCACATCAGCGATGTTGCTCACTATATCGAACCGGATTCTCCCTTGGATAAAGCAGCCAAAAAGCGCGGCACGGCAATATATCTCGGACAAAAAGTCCTGCCCCTGTTTCCAGAAGCCGTCACTCGTCTGTGTTCGTTTGCTCCAGATGAAAATCGGCTAGCTATCTCAGTCCTAATGACCTTCGACGAGACGGGTCAACTGCTTGAATATGAAACTTTACCTACCGTTATTAGCGTAGACCACCAACTCAGTTACCAGCAGGTGCAGTCTTTGCTCAACAATCCAGAAGTGATCGAACCGGAGATGGCAGAGGTCGTCGATCGCCTCAAGCAGCTATTTTTTAATCTCAGCCCTCTAATCAAAGCTCAAAGAATCCAGCGAGGCAGCTTTGAGATTCTTTCAGAAACGTCATGCCCTTATAAAGATGAGGGAAGAATCGGTGCCATTCTGGTGTCTTCCTCCCTGCCAGTTCGTTCTCTGTTGACCGAGTTAACGGTATTGGCAGGAAAAGCGGTAGCCGATCACCTCTTTGCCCTCGGCGTACCCGGAATTTACTGCGCCCAGCCGGAACCAGATTGGGATGAATTGGAAGATGTCCTGAAATTGGCGAACAATCTGGGATTAGACCAACGCTTAGAATCTGATGAGGAGATTACTTCCCGCGACTATCAAAATTTGACCCAGGCATTCTCGAAAGCGCCTTGTGTTAGAATCTTGAATCATTTGTTGCTATCGACGCTCAAGTCAGCCAAATACAGCAGCCATCCCGCGCCTCATTTCGGACTAGCCTACAAGGATTGCTATACTCATTGTCTTTCGCCGGGACAGCGCTATGCCGATTTGTTAGTCCAGAGAGTCCTGAAGACGGTATTGACAGAAGGACGCGATCGCCGTCAGAAACAAGCAAAAACAGGCGTTAATCTCGGCAGCAGCACCTCTCACGGGAAAATCAACTGGAACGTTTTGCCTCCTCAAACCCAAGAAAAGCTAGAAGAAGAATTGCACGCGATCGTCTCTCACCTCAACGATAGAGAAAAACTCGCCGAGGATGCAGAAAAAGACCTCCAAGGCTTAAAGAAAGCCGAAAAAATGAAGGAACGCACCGGACAGGTTTTCCGGGGCTTAATCACCGGAGTGCAATCCTATGGCTTCTTCGTCGAAATAGAAGACCTGTTAGTCGAAGGATTGGTTCACGTTAGCTCGCTCAAAGACGACTGGTACGAATATCGTTCTCGCCATAGCTGTTTGGTGGGACGCAAAAATCGCATCGCCTATCGTCTGGGAGATGAAGTCGAAGTAGAAGTAAAAAGCGTCGATTACTACCGCCAGCAAATTGACTTAGTAACTGTTGGTGGCGGCAGCGCCGCGAGTAACGAAGATTTAGAAGAAGACTAG
- the clpP gene encoding ATP-dependent Clp endopeptidase proteolytic subunit ClpP produces the protein MEKSRRSSNRESTQQSLQSKRSRTKDRNSMIPTVIETSGRGERAFDIYSRLLRERIVFLGQQVTDESANLVVAQLLFLEAEDPEKDIYLYINSPGGSVSAGLGIFDTMNQIRPDVCTICIGLAASMGAFLLSAGAKGKRMSLPNSRIMIHQPLGGAQGQATDIEIQAKEILYLKNLLNEHLASHTGQPLDKIAEDTERDFFMSAEEAKTYGLIDQVINRRPSASHPPAAVNGQ, from the coding sequence GTGGAAAAAAGTAGAAGATCCTCGAATCGCGAATCGACACAACAATCGTTACAATCAAAGAGAAGTCGGACAAAAGATAGAAACTCAATGATTCCTACCGTAATTGAAACTTCAGGTCGTGGCGAACGCGCATTTGACATTTACTCTCGACTGCTGCGAGAGCGAATTGTCTTTTTAGGGCAGCAAGTTACAGATGAGTCGGCTAACCTAGTCGTTGCCCAATTGTTATTTTTAGAAGCAGAAGACCCTGAGAAAGATATTTATCTGTATATCAATTCTCCCGGCGGTTCCGTATCGGCAGGTCTGGGAATCTTCGATACCATGAATCAAATTCGTCCAGATGTTTGCACTATTTGCATCGGATTAGCAGCTAGTATGGGCGCTTTTCTCCTCAGTGCCGGGGCAAAAGGCAAACGCATGAGTCTTCCTAATTCTCGGATCATGATTCACCAGCCTTTGGGAGGTGCCCAGGGACAAGCGACTGATATTGAAATTCAAGCCAAGGAAATTCTTTACCTCAAAAACTTGCTCAATGAGCATCTTGCCAGCCACACGGGACAACCCCTAGACAAAATCGCAGAAGATACCGAACGCGATTTCTTCATGTCTGCGGAGGAAGCAAAAACCTACGGGTTAATCGACCAAGTGATTAATCGCCGCCCCTCTGCTAGCCATCCACCCGCAGCAGTTAATGGTCAGTAA